The following proteins are encoded in a genomic region of Toxotes jaculatrix isolate fToxJac2 chromosome 3, fToxJac2.pri, whole genome shotgun sequence:
- the srpk1b gene encoding SRSF protein kinase 1b isoform X1: MERKVLAMQARKKRTKPRKPGKKPEPHGRGGGSQPGQMDSPLPEQDEEILGSDDDEQEDPNDYCKGGYHHVKIGDLFNGRYHVIRKLGWGHFSTVWLAWDIQEKRFVAMKVVKSAEHYTETALDEIKLLKSVRNTDPSDPSREKVVQLLDDFKISGMNGTHVCMVFEVLGYHLLKWIIKSNYQGLPLPCVKSIIRQVLQGLDYLHTKCKIIHTDIKPENILLTVNEPYVKKMAAEATQWQKTGAAPPSGSAVSTAPPPKPLAKMSKNKKKKMKKKQKKQAELLEKRIQEMEGGATPEGGEDEDDEETTTETTEDTTSSATLSMSATLQDIASHTITDTTPDEQPQQMPEGNERRQDGAEEENRMEVNYNGHTSTPESEASPESQVHGTKQSTKEQEDQQNANQPENNTGNHDTLSKEKKEEDQTCNGSPGDPDTDVQQLPASLSPDSVTVELKEGDREEKKEDEMDTHGETKRGNEEDDSQNGASGNMLVNPLDPLNADKLQVKIADLGNACWVHKHFTDDIQTRQYRSLEVLIGAGYSTPADIWSTACMAFELATGDYLFEPHSGEDYSRDEDHIALIIELLGKVPRKLILAGKYSKEFFSKKGDLRHITKLKPWGLFDVLVEKYEWSKEEAHSFSSFLLPMLDLVPERRATAAQCLSHPWLTS, from the exons ATGGAAAGAAAAG tacTCGCAATGCAGgcaaggaagaagaggacaaagCCCAGGAAACCTGGCAAAAA ACCAGAGCCTCATGGTCGTGGAGGCGGCTCTCAGCCGGGTCAGATGGACTCTCCCCTCCCAGAGCAGGATGAAGAGATCCTGGGCTCTGATGACGACGAGCAGGAGGACCCCAATGACTACTGCAAGG GTGGATATCACCACGTGAAAATTGGAGATCTGTTCAACGGGAGATACCATGTGATCCGTAAGCTGGGCTGGGGCCACTTTTCCACTGTGTGGTTGGCCTGGGACATCCA GGAGAAACGCTTTGTGGCCATGAAGGTTGTAAAAAGTGCTGAGCATTACACAGAGACGGCTCTGGATGAGATCAAGCTGCTCAAATCT gtgagAAACACGGATCCCAGTGACcccagcagagagaaagtggTGCAGCTTTTAGATGACTTCAAAATTTCCGGCATGAATGGCACTC ATGTGTGCATGGTATTTGAGGTACTGGGATATCACCTACTAAAGTGGatcatcaaatcaaattatCAAGGTCTGCCCCTGCCCTGTGTGAAAAGCATCATCCGACAG GTCCTGCAGGGTTTGGACTACCTCCACACCAAATGTAAGATCATCCACACAGACATCAAACCGGAGAACATCCTGCTGACTGTCAACGAGCCCTACGTCAAGAAAATGGCTGCCGAAGCTACGCAGTGGCAGAAGACCGGTGCTGCGCCTCCCTCGGGTTCTGCAG TGAGCACAGCTCCACCACCCAAACCA TTggccaaaatgtcaaagaacaaaaagaaaaagatgaagaagaagcaaaagaagcaggcagagctgctggagaagaggatccaggagatggagggaggagcaACACCTGAAGGAGGTGAGGACGAAGATGATGAAGAGACGACGACAGAGACCACTGAGGATACGACTTCCTCAGCCACCCTTTCCATGTCTGCCACACTACAAGACATCGCTAGCCATACTATCACAG ACACGACTCCTGACGAGCAGCCACAACAGATGCCAGAAGGAAATGAACGAAGGCAGGATGGAGCCGAAGAGGAGAACAGGATGGAAGTGAACTACAACGGCCACACTTCCACACCGGAGAGCGAGGCCAGCCCGGAGAGCCAGGTACATGGGACCAAGCAGTCAACCAAGGAGCAGGAGGACCAACAGAACGCAAACCAGCCAGAGAACAACACAGGGAACCACGACACATTaagtaaagaaaagaaagaagaggatcAGACCTGTAATGGTTCACCTGGGGACCCGGACACCGACGTGCAGCAGCTCCCTGCTTCCCTCAGCCCAGACTCTGTCACTGTAGAGCTAaaggagggagacagggaggagaagaaggaggatgAGATGGACACTCACGGCGAGACCAAAAGAGGGAATGAAGAAGACGATAGCCAAAATG GGGCATCAGGCAATATGTTGGTGAACCCCCTGGATCCTCTCAATGCTGACAAGTTGCAGGTTAAGATCGCTGACCTCGGCAACGCCTGCTGGGTG CATAAACATTTCACAGATGACATCCAGACAAGGCAGTATCGTTCACTTGAGGTGCTGATAGGAGCCGGCTACAGCACGCCAGCAGACATCTGGAGTACAGCCTGCATG gCCTTTGAACTTGCAACTGGAGATTATCTCTTTGAACCCCACTCTGGAGAAGACTACTCCAGAGATGAAG ATCACATAGCCCTGATCATCGAGCTGCTAGGTAAAGTTCCTCGGAAGCTGATCTTGGCAGGCAAATACTCCAAGGAGTTTTTCTCCAAGAAAG GCGACCTGCGTCACATCACAAAGCTGAAGCCGTGGGGTCTCTTTGACGTCTTGGTGGAGAAGTACGAGTGGTCCAAAGAGGAGGCCCACTCCTTCAGCAGCTTCCTCCTGCCCATGCTGGACCTGGTGCCTGAAAGGAGGGCCACAGCGGCCCAATGCCTCTCCCATCCATGGCTCACGTCCTAG
- the srpk1b gene encoding SRSF protein kinase 1b isoform X2, whose translation MDSPLPEQDEEILGSDDDEQEDPNDYCKGGYHHVKIGDLFNGRYHVIRKLGWGHFSTVWLAWDIQEKRFVAMKVVKSAEHYTETALDEIKLLKSVRNTDPSDPSREKVVQLLDDFKISGMNGTHVCMVFEVLGYHLLKWIIKSNYQGLPLPCVKSIIRQVLQGLDYLHTKCKIIHTDIKPENILLTVNEPYVKKMAAEATQWQKTGAAPPSGSAVSTAPPPKPLAKMSKNKKKKMKKKQKKQAELLEKRIQEMEGGATPEGGEDEDDEETTTETTEDTTSSATLSMSATLQDIASHTITDTTPDEQPQQMPEGNERRQDGAEEENRMEVNYNGHTSTPESEASPESQVHGTKQSTKEQEDQQNANQPENNTGNHDTLSKEKKEEDQTCNGSPGDPDTDVQQLPASLSPDSVTVELKEGDREEKKEDEMDTHGETKRGNEEDDSQNGASGNMLVNPLDPLNADKLQVKIADLGNACWVHKHFTDDIQTRQYRSLEVLIGAGYSTPADIWSTACMAFELATGDYLFEPHSGEDYSRDEDHIALIIELLGKVPRKLILAGKYSKEFFSKKGDLRHITKLKPWGLFDVLVEKYEWSKEEAHSFSSFLLPMLDLVPERRATAAQCLSHPWLTS comes from the exons ATGGACTCTCCCCTCCCAGAGCAGGATGAAGAGATCCTGGGCTCTGATGACGACGAGCAGGAGGACCCCAATGACTACTGCAAGG GTGGATATCACCACGTGAAAATTGGAGATCTGTTCAACGGGAGATACCATGTGATCCGTAAGCTGGGCTGGGGCCACTTTTCCACTGTGTGGTTGGCCTGGGACATCCA GGAGAAACGCTTTGTGGCCATGAAGGTTGTAAAAAGTGCTGAGCATTACACAGAGACGGCTCTGGATGAGATCAAGCTGCTCAAATCT gtgagAAACACGGATCCCAGTGACcccagcagagagaaagtggTGCAGCTTTTAGATGACTTCAAAATTTCCGGCATGAATGGCACTC ATGTGTGCATGGTATTTGAGGTACTGGGATATCACCTACTAAAGTGGatcatcaaatcaaattatCAAGGTCTGCCCCTGCCCTGTGTGAAAAGCATCATCCGACAG GTCCTGCAGGGTTTGGACTACCTCCACACCAAATGTAAGATCATCCACACAGACATCAAACCGGAGAACATCCTGCTGACTGTCAACGAGCCCTACGTCAAGAAAATGGCTGCCGAAGCTACGCAGTGGCAGAAGACCGGTGCTGCGCCTCCCTCGGGTTCTGCAG TGAGCACAGCTCCACCACCCAAACCA TTggccaaaatgtcaaagaacaaaaagaaaaagatgaagaagaagcaaaagaagcaggcagagctgctggagaagaggatccaggagatggagggaggagcaACACCTGAAGGAGGTGAGGACGAAGATGATGAAGAGACGACGACAGAGACCACTGAGGATACGACTTCCTCAGCCACCCTTTCCATGTCTGCCACACTACAAGACATCGCTAGCCATACTATCACAG ACACGACTCCTGACGAGCAGCCACAACAGATGCCAGAAGGAAATGAACGAAGGCAGGATGGAGCCGAAGAGGAGAACAGGATGGAAGTGAACTACAACGGCCACACTTCCACACCGGAGAGCGAGGCCAGCCCGGAGAGCCAGGTACATGGGACCAAGCAGTCAACCAAGGAGCAGGAGGACCAACAGAACGCAAACCAGCCAGAGAACAACACAGGGAACCACGACACATTaagtaaagaaaagaaagaagaggatcAGACCTGTAATGGTTCACCTGGGGACCCGGACACCGACGTGCAGCAGCTCCCTGCTTCCCTCAGCCCAGACTCTGTCACTGTAGAGCTAaaggagggagacagggaggagaagaaggaggatgAGATGGACACTCACGGCGAGACCAAAAGAGGGAATGAAGAAGACGATAGCCAAAATG GGGCATCAGGCAATATGTTGGTGAACCCCCTGGATCCTCTCAATGCTGACAAGTTGCAGGTTAAGATCGCTGACCTCGGCAACGCCTGCTGGGTG CATAAACATTTCACAGATGACATCCAGACAAGGCAGTATCGTTCACTTGAGGTGCTGATAGGAGCCGGCTACAGCACGCCAGCAGACATCTGGAGTACAGCCTGCATG gCCTTTGAACTTGCAACTGGAGATTATCTCTTTGAACCCCACTCTGGAGAAGACTACTCCAGAGATGAAG ATCACATAGCCCTGATCATCGAGCTGCTAGGTAAAGTTCCTCGGAAGCTGATCTTGGCAGGCAAATACTCCAAGGAGTTTTTCTCCAAGAAAG GCGACCTGCGTCACATCACAAAGCTGAAGCCGTGGGGTCTCTTTGACGTCTTGGTGGAGAAGTACGAGTGGTCCAAAGAGGAGGCCCACTCCTTCAGCAGCTTCCTCCTGCCCATGCTGGACCTGGTGCCTGAAAGGAGGGCCACAGCGGCCCAATGCCTCTCCCATCCATGGCTCACGTCCTAG